One Gimesia aquarii DNA segment encodes these proteins:
- a CDS encoding peptide-binding protein, which produces MYLVSRLNLLLLTLSFTIFLTGCPGPSTEKTEEAVSKSDTDSNSNSDEKKSEEPPEVLLEPFDAPTLAELDAKAKWEKQPVLDSLELLRERQSKEKPLVSVSEALKLKNTNQEINEKILSALGRLPESVEDVDWGATINRHVLADLKSTNPIMGSSSVEFEVSSLTGFGLFSFDWNFIPFAVSDTVVSWDTSEDKLYDKVVLRDDLTWSDGVPITAHDIVFTFKTIMNPKVPVPAVRSGTDQIRWIQAYDDQTLVFFHKESLPTNVWNLNFPIIPKHIYEKELETDPTLQDSEYHVKYENNPVTGGPYEYEKRVRGQEILLRRRESWYMHDGKEVRTRPYFERVRLRIIQDPNTALLALKKGEIDEMALNPELWKTQTKGEDFYKNCTKANGLEWVYFYFGWNTKTLFFQDKKVRQAMAYAFDHDEMLNELCYGLYQPCTGIYHETAWMSPKPMTKPYKQDLDKAEDLLDEAGWIDHDGDGIRDKEFDGKVIPFRFSIMTSNRPLSRSICTLLKENLEQIGIICDVKPTEFTVMQEKSRKHQFQAMFAGWGTGTDPDTSINLWKTGAGRNYGEYSNPEIDKLFEEGRREFDKDKRAKIYGKIHKILYEDQPYTWLYFRNSFYGFNKDLRGYVFSPRGPYGYGPGFSSLWKPVPK; this is translated from the coding sequence ATGTATCTAGTTTCCCGCCTGAATCTGCTACTGTTGACTCTCTCATTCACAATATTTCTCACAGGATGCCCCGGCCCTTCCACGGAGAAGACTGAAGAAGCGGTTTCAAAATCGGATACCGATTCAAATTCGAATTCTGATGAAAAAAAATCAGAAGAACCTCCTGAAGTGTTATTGGAGCCATTCGATGCTCCTACTCTTGCTGAGCTGGACGCAAAAGCGAAATGGGAGAAACAGCCTGTACTAGATAGTTTGGAACTGTTACGCGAACGTCAGAGTAAAGAAAAACCACTGGTTAGTGTTTCTGAGGCTCTTAAGCTCAAAAATACCAATCAGGAAATCAATGAAAAAATCTTGAGCGCGTTAGGCAGACTTCCCGAAAGTGTGGAAGACGTCGATTGGGGGGCAACTATCAATCGTCATGTCTTGGCGGACCTCAAAAGTACCAATCCAATTATGGGTAGCTCTTCGGTTGAATTTGAAGTCTCTTCTCTGACCGGTTTTGGCTTATTTAGTTTCGACTGGAACTTCATTCCATTCGCTGTCTCAGACACCGTTGTTTCGTGGGATACCAGTGAAGATAAACTTTACGACAAAGTCGTGCTGCGAGATGATCTCACCTGGTCAGATGGCGTACCGATTACCGCGCATGATATTGTCTTTACCTTCAAGACCATCATGAACCCCAAAGTCCCTGTTCCTGCTGTGCGGTCTGGAACGGACCAGATTCGTTGGATTCAAGCCTACGATGATCAAACTCTGGTTTTCTTTCACAAAGAATCCCTGCCAACAAACGTCTGGAATCTTAATTTTCCCATTATTCCCAAGCACATTTATGAGAAAGAATTAGAAACCGATCCGACTCTTCAGGATAGTGAATACCATGTGAAATATGAAAACAATCCTGTTACCGGTGGTCCTTATGAATACGAGAAAAGAGTGCGCGGCCAGGAAATATTGCTCCGACGTCGTGAGAGCTGGTATATGCATGATGGGAAAGAGGTCCGCACTCGTCCTTATTTTGAGCGAGTCCGTTTGCGAATTATTCAAGACCCGAACACGGCGCTATTGGCCTTGAAAAAAGGGGAAATTGATGAAATGGCATTGAACCCCGAGCTCTGGAAAACCCAAACCAAAGGCGAGGACTTTTATAAGAATTGTACAAAGGCAAATGGTCTGGAGTGGGTCTATTTTTACTTTGGTTGGAACACAAAGACGTTATTCTTTCAAGACAAAAAAGTACGACAGGCAATGGCTTATGCCTTCGATCATGATGAAATGCTGAATGAACTCTGTTATGGCCTCTATCAACCATGCACCGGGATTTATCACGAAACGGCTTGGATGTCGCCAAAGCCAATGACAAAACCGTACAAACAAGATTTGGATAAAGCAGAGGATCTACTCGATGAAGCGGGCTGGATCGATCACGACGGTGATGGAATTCGTGACAAAGAATTTGATGGAAAAGTAATTCCGTTTCGGTTTTCGATTATGACGTCCAACAGACCGTTATCACGTTCGATCTGTACGCTGCTTAAAGAGAACCTGGAGCAAATTGGTATCATTTGTGATGTGAAACCGACTGAGTTTACTGTGATGCAGGAAAAATCTCGTAAACATCAATTTCAGGCGATGTTTGCCGGGTGGGGAACAGGCACGGATCCCGACACTTCCATTAACTTATGGAAAACAGGTGCAGGCAGAAACTACGGAGAATACTCAAATCCAGAAATTGACAAACTCTTTGAAGAAGGGCGTCGAGAGTTTGATAAAGACAAACGAGCGAAGATTTACGGAAAAATTCATAAAATCCTCTACGAAGATCAGCCTTATACATGGCTCTATTTTCGAAATTCTTTCTATGGATTTAACAAGGATTTGCGAGGGTACGTATTCAGTCCACGCGGTCCCTATGGATATGGCCCTGGCTTCAGCAGCCTTTGGAAGCCCGTCCCAAAATAG
- a CDS encoding ABC transporter permease, protein MFSYLVRRLFIGFITLILITFMIFGLIRNMPGTPISVNMAMIDPGKELNPADIERMKKAYGLDKPWPQAYLLWVKNVVQFDFGRSISRKQPVARLIMERMGPTLILSVSSLLLTYLLAIPIGLYSSARQGRLDERTTGTILYMLYSFPSFVAALFLQIYLANKLGWLPLYGMKSDGYSSMTSTQQAWDIFKHALMPVICYTYGSLAYYSRFIRANMQEVLRQDYIRTARAKGLGPVNVLVKHAFRNTFIPLVTLIGLTLPSLLGGSVIIERIFSWPGMGQLYFESILERDYPTIMGLTLMFSILTLAGQLLADIFYALADPRVKIADH, encoded by the coding sequence ATGTTCAGCTATCTCGTGCGAAGGCTCTTCATCGGGTTCATTACCCTCATCCTGATTACCTTCATGATCTTCGGCTTGATTCGAAATATGCCAGGTACGCCTATTTCTGTGAATATGGCAATGATTGATCCTGGAAAAGAACTGAACCCAGCAGATATTGAGCGTATGAAAAAAGCTTATGGGCTGGATAAACCCTGGCCACAAGCTTACCTGTTATGGGTAAAAAATGTGGTGCAGTTTGATTTTGGACGGTCAATCTCCCGGAAGCAACCCGTTGCCCGCTTGATCATGGAGCGGATGGGCCCCACATTGATTTTATCCGTGAGTTCTTTACTGCTAACCTATCTGTTGGCGATTCCCATTGGTCTCTATTCTTCCGCACGCCAGGGACGACTGGATGAAAGAACGACGGGCACAATTCTCTATATGCTCTATTCATTTCCCAGCTTTGTCGCTGCTTTGTTTTTACAGATCTATCTGGCAAATAAATTAGGTTGGCTACCGCTCTATGGAATGAAGAGTGACGGATATTCTTCCATGACATCGACGCAACAAGCGTGGGATATCTTTAAGCATGCCTTGATGCCAGTGATTTGTTATACGTATGGCAGTCTGGCTTATTATAGTCGCTTCATTCGAGCAAATATGCAGGAAGTTTTGAGGCAGGATTATATTCGTACCGCGCGTGCGAAGGGCTTAGGTCCTGTCAATGTGCTCGTTAAACATGCTTTCCGTAATACGTTTATTCCGTTAGTCACGTTAATTGGTTTAACGCTGCCATCATTATTGGGTGGTTCTGTGATCATTGAACGCATTTTTAGCTGGCCTGGAATGGGACAACTTTATTTTGAGTCGATCCTGGAAAGAGACTATCCCACTATCATGGGATTGACTTTGATGTTTTCGATTTTGACTTTAGCAGGTCAATTGCTGGCTGACATCTTTTATGCACTGGCAGACCCAAGGGTCAAAATTGCAGACCATTAA
- a CDS encoding ABC transporter ATP-binding protein, producing the protein MSDTTALLDIQGLKTYFHTSRGIVKAVEDLTIKIEKGKTLGLVGESGSGKSVTSLSIMKLLPEAAAEIDAGSISFLGKDLVKLSDPEMRGIRGSEISMIFQEPGTSLNPVFRVGKQVMEAIMLHQQVSSVEAKQRTIALFHEVGILDPERRFSSFPHEMSGGQKQRVMIAMALSCNPELLIADEPTTALDVTIQAQILNLIRKLRDERGMSVLFITHDLGVIAEIADDVAVMFRGKLVEYKPVVDIFENPEHPYTKGLLACRPALDTTYKRLPTVSDFMDIEESDTGDCTIREKKFDESQFLKLTSLGRKRLLHPRTELEKVGYEWNEVKDHPETQFVSDGEEPILRLDQLQVYYPIKSGILRRTVDHVKAVDGISLNIYRGQTLGLVGESGCGKTTTGKAIVGLAPVTDGKILLEGNDLAHMSRAGRKPFCRKVQIIFQDPYSSLNPRMMISTIITESMTAHNLGKSKQDRRDRAAALLEEVGLQSDYLDRYPHEFSGGQRQRISIARALAVEPEFIICDESVSALDVSVQAQVLNLLKDLQEQHNLTYIFISHDLSVVKFMSDMMAVMNAGKLVEIGPSEMIYQNPHEDYTRKLIDSVPTDNLMQIKDRVEHRKNRALKRE; encoded by the coding sequence ATGTCAGATACAACTGCATTACTTGATATTCAGGGATTGAAAACTTACTTTCACACGAGCCGTGGCATTGTGAAGGCTGTGGAAGATTTGACGATCAAAATTGAAAAAGGAAAAACCCTGGGTTTGGTCGGTGAATCTGGTTCTGGAAAATCAGTCACTTCGCTTTCCATTATGAAACTGCTTCCCGAAGCCGCCGCAGAAATTGATGCCGGATCAATTTCCTTCCTGGGGAAAGACCTTGTCAAGTTGTCGGATCCAGAAATGCGCGGGATTCGTGGCAGCGAAATCAGCATGATTTTTCAGGAACCGGGCACTTCTCTGAATCCTGTTTTTCGCGTGGGAAAGCAAGTGATGGAGGCCATTATGCTACATCAGCAGGTCAGTTCTGTGGAAGCAAAACAGAGAACCATTGCCCTATTCCATGAGGTGGGGATCTTAGACCCCGAACGCAGGTTTTCAAGTTTTCCTCATGAAATGTCAGGAGGCCAGAAGCAGCGTGTGATGATCGCTATGGCGCTAAGCTGTAATCCGGAACTTTTGATTGCCGATGAACCGACCACAGCGCTTGATGTCACAATCCAGGCGCAAATTCTCAATTTGATTCGAAAATTACGCGACGAGCGTGGCATGTCTGTTTTATTTATCACCCACGATTTGGGTGTGATTGCTGAAATTGCCGATGATGTCGCCGTAATGTTTCGTGGTAAATTAGTTGAGTATAAACCAGTTGTCGATATTTTTGAAAATCCCGAGCATCCTTATACAAAGGGTTTGCTGGCTTGTCGGCCTGCATTAGATACAACATACAAGCGACTCCCGACGGTTTCTGATTTCATGGATATTGAAGAATCTGATACGGGAGATTGCACAATCCGTGAAAAGAAGTTTGATGAGAGTCAGTTTTTAAAACTGACTTCGCTGGGGCGTAAACGATTATTACATCCCCGCACAGAACTGGAAAAGGTTGGGTATGAATGGAATGAAGTCAAAGACCATCCTGAGACTCAATTTGTCAGCGATGGTGAAGAACCCATCTTGCGGCTGGATCAGTTACAGGTTTACTACCCGATCAAAAGTGGAATATTGAGACGAACCGTTGATCATGTCAAAGCGGTCGATGGAATCTCCTTGAATATTTATCGTGGACAAACATTGGGTCTTGTAGGGGAATCTGGTTGTGGAAAAACAACAACAGGCAAGGCAATTGTGGGCCTCGCCCCCGTTACTGATGGAAAAATTCTATTGGAAGGAAACGACCTTGCTCATATGAGTCGTGCAGGGAGAAAACCATTTTGTCGTAAGGTGCAAATTATCTTTCAGGATCCATATAGCTCATTGAATCCTCGTATGATGATTTCGACTATTATCACTGAATCGATGACCGCTCATAATCTGGGAAAGTCAAAACAGGATCGTCGGGATCGAGCTGCTGCACTACTGGAGGAGGTGGGATTACAATCTGATTATCTGGATCGCTATCCTCATGAGTTTTCTGGGGGTCAGCGTCAGAGAATCTCAATCGCACGTGCCTTGGCGGTCGAACCAGAATTCATTATTTGTGATGAATCTGTTTCAGCTCTGGACGTCTCCGTACAGGCACAAGTACTGAATTTGCTCAAAGATTTACAGGAACAACACAACCTGACTTATATTTTCATCAGCCATGATTTGAGTGTCGTCAAGTTTATGTCTGATATGATGGCAGTCATGAATGCGGGAAAACTGGTCGAAATCGGTCCTTCCGAAATGATTTATCAGAATCCTCATGAAGACTATACAAGAAAGTTGATTGATTCGGTTCCCACGGATAATCTGATGCAAATCAAGGATCGTGTTGAACATAGGAAAAATCGAGCATTGAAGCGTGAATGA
- a CDS encoding CAP domain-containing protein, translated as MTIKSSWRVVLASLLCLLLIQPVSAEETKKKKGEHDWLIKHPTIQKLLKLHNKERARHGLPALTLNTKMCLKAQEHATWMAETGYYQHSNLPWPEIIFQGPTTAEAAVNGWIASPAHHSIMLTGTQAGFGYMVINGQYYWVGVFQ; from the coding sequence ATGACAATAAAATCATCATGGAGAGTTGTTTTAGCAAGTCTGTTGTGTCTGCTGCTCATTCAACCTGTTTCTGCAGAAGAAACAAAGAAAAAGAAGGGGGAACATGATTGGTTGATCAAACACCCCACAATTCAAAAACTCTTAAAGCTGCACAATAAAGAACGGGCTCGGCACGGGTTGCCCGCACTGACTTTGAACACAAAGATGTGCCTCAAAGCACAAGAACATGCCACCTGGATGGCAGAAACTGGTTACTATCAGCATAGTAATCTACCTTGGCCGGAAATCATCTTCCAAGGCCCTACGACAGCAGAAGCGGCCGTCAATGGTTGGATCGCTTCACCGGCTCATCACTCTATAATGTTAACCGGAACGCAAGCTGGTTTCGGCTACATGGTCATTAATGGTCAATATTACTGGGTGGGGGTCTTTCAATAA
- a CDS encoding ABC transporter permease, whose protein sequence is MKKSPSFWAETWQRFKGRKMAMLALIYICFLGFVAVFAPAIAGTKPIICKYKGHIYFPALGYFRREWENPIFLKDRFRNRYPKNLIEKDPNSWAIWPLVYQDPYRRVYDNEWKGLPGNPTQDNGAPSLRNWFGTDQRGVDVFTQMVHGTTIALLVGFVSMGIAGFIGIIVGALAGFYGKWIDMVLSRLIEVVMCIPTLILILAIIAIIDSPTIWHMMAIIGCTGWTGIARLARAEFMKLRESDFVLAAKTTGVGQFRIIFRYILPNSLAPVLVPITFGIAAAILIESGLSFLGFGAPPPNPSWGTLLNLGRQNLQMWWLIFFPGMAIFLAVLAYNLIGEGLQEASDPRLRDAN, encoded by the coding sequence GTGAAAAAATCTCCCAGTTTCTGGGCTGAGACCTGGCAGCGTTTCAAGGGCCGAAAAATGGCGATGCTGGCCTTAATTTATATCTGTTTTTTAGGGTTTGTTGCCGTATTTGCCCCTGCAATTGCAGGAACAAAACCGATTATTTGCAAATATAAAGGGCATATCTATTTTCCGGCATTGGGTTATTTTCGACGTGAATGGGAGAACCCGATTTTTCTAAAGGATCGATTTCGAAATCGTTATCCGAAAAATCTCATTGAGAAAGATCCAAATAGTTGGGCAATTTGGCCGTTAGTGTATCAGGATCCTTATCGCCGCGTATATGACAATGAATGGAAAGGTCTGCCTGGTAATCCAACCCAGGATAATGGTGCTCCCAGCCTTAGAAACTGGTTTGGAACTGACCAGCGCGGCGTCGATGTCTTTACTCAGATGGTGCATGGGACAACAATCGCTCTTTTAGTCGGTTTTGTATCTATGGGAATTGCCGGCTTTATTGGAATTATTGTGGGGGCCTTAGCCGGTTTTTATGGGAAATGGATCGATATGGTCCTGAGTCGCCTGATTGAAGTCGTGATGTGCATCCCGACTTTAATATTGATACTCGCCATTATTGCGATTATTGATTCCCCCACAATTTGGCACATGATGGCGATCATTGGTTGTACAGGCTGGACTGGAATTGCACGGTTGGCACGTGCTGAGTTTATGAAACTTCGTGAAAGTGATTTTGTCCTGGCAGCGAAAACGACGGGAGTCGGACAGTTCCGCATTATATTTCGGTACATCTTGCCAAACTCACTCGCGCCGGTACTTGTTCCCATTACATTTGGAATCGCAGCAGCGATTTTGATTGAAAGTGGTCTCAGTTTCCTGGGTTTTGGGGCACCGCCTCCAAACCCGAGTTGGGGAACACTACTTAACCTGGGAAGGCAAAATTTGCAGATGTGGTGGTTGATTTTCTTTCCGGGAATGGCAATCTTTCTGGCTGTCTTGGCTTATAATTTGATTGGTGAAGGGTTGCAGGAAGCATCTGATCCCCGATTACGAGATGCCAATTGA
- a CDS encoding ComEC/Rec2 family competence protein has product MVSISKREPSALDSDPKLISDFATKDSSRSPALSVFVSFSLGILLDFYFHPDLFDWMILGGLTTISWILSYRFQRNSLSTVILLLLVVCLGGMRHHEFWFCHPPHHITGVLKNDTQQDPNSKIIQVMGTVCTKPQIEIPADEEQFDPDQPTQRTNLILDCRELIADAAKVPVTGKIYVTISDPVHQVKQGQLPLLSVGDLIELSGELKRFSSQENPHDFDIQTYFRQQQIGAVLRVKSSHAANIVSKRDSISWFSLRQYFRNRFTQQIKKHTSKQTQAIGLALLLGDRSELSAATRKKFSQTGLIHFLAISGLHIGFFALFVWGICHVLNLPRSISVSLLICAILFYLSIIEIRPPILRAASFCVLVTLGLINWRAITTLNLVCLSALIILVINPTDLFDIGAQLSFLAVSAILWTVQQEFYQNPFQQSWVPLRWRFLASNPSLQSPLQWFSIRYFRLLYSIFLVTTFIWIVTAPLVLYHFKLIAPIGLLINALIFPFLFLILLLGYLLIFVGSLIPFSGNLFGACFDYCVQLLLWIVEYASSIPFSHFELPAPPLWWLIVYYSLLVFIILPIQANLKLGWNWFFHKLRVSIIPIWIIVGLLVSLCVSESTSFRCTFIAVNHGISILLELPDGKTILYDAGSMSPVEQTYSKIKNTLLAHRIKRIDLLLISHADRDHFNAATKLISNQYIRELAFPQAFLSQNQKGPLILCDTAFQHDVPVKIIGKGDQIAFDSGVKLEVLHPRFSEIYDDDNPASLTILITFKGRQILLTGDLEGEGLNQLLSEPITAPLDVLLSPHHGSLSANTTELARWANPRYLIISGGKNQTATHLEKVYASNTNIFSTTSEGAITCLIDNAGKLKLTPFRSRE; this is encoded by the coding sequence ATGGTATCCATTTCAAAACGCGAACCCTCTGCCCTCGATTCTGATCCTAAACTAATTTCGGACTTTGCTACGAAAGATTCAAGTCGCTCTCCTGCATTAAGCGTATTTGTTAGTTTTTCGCTGGGAATTCTGTTGGATTTCTATTTTCATCCAGACTTATTTGACTGGATGATTCTCGGTGGTCTAACCACGATTTCCTGGATTCTCAGTTACCGATTTCAGAGAAATTCTCTTTCTACAGTAATTCTTTTGCTACTGGTCGTCTGCCTGGGAGGAATGCGGCATCATGAGTTCTGGTTTTGTCATCCTCCACATCATATTACAGGCGTGCTGAAGAACGACACTCAACAAGACCCAAACTCAAAAATCATTCAAGTGATGGGAACGGTTTGTACAAAGCCACAAATCGAGATTCCGGCAGATGAAGAACAGTTTGACCCAGATCAGCCTACCCAACGAACTAATTTGATTCTCGATTGCAGAGAACTCATCGCCGATGCAGCAAAGGTTCCCGTAACTGGAAAAATTTATGTCACGATTTCTGATCCGGTTCATCAAGTAAAACAGGGACAACTTCCCCTTCTTTCTGTTGGTGATCTCATTGAACTGTCTGGCGAATTAAAACGGTTTTCCAGTCAGGAGAACCCACATGATTTCGACATTCAGACTTATTTTCGTCAACAGCAAATTGGTGCTGTGTTACGAGTCAAGTCGTCACATGCTGCCAATATTGTTTCGAAACGAGATTCGATTTCGTGGTTCTCTCTACGTCAATATTTTCGTAACAGATTTACACAACAAATCAAAAAACATACCAGCAAACAAACTCAAGCGATTGGACTCGCCCTTTTACTGGGAGATCGATCCGAACTCTCTGCGGCAACTCGAAAGAAATTCAGTCAAACAGGTTTGATTCACTTTTTAGCAATCTCAGGTCTACACATTGGTTTTTTTGCACTCTTTGTCTGGGGGATTTGCCATGTTCTGAATTTGCCGAGATCGATTTCTGTCAGCTTACTCATTTGCGCGATTCTGTTTTATCTTTCTATAATTGAAATTCGTCCGCCAATTCTGAGAGCTGCTTCATTTTGTGTCCTTGTTACTTTAGGACTCATAAACTGGAGAGCAATCACAACCTTAAATCTTGTCTGTCTTTCCGCACTCATCATTTTAGTCATCAACCCGACTGACTTATTTGATATCGGTGCACAACTATCGTTCCTTGCAGTCTCTGCGATCCTCTGGACGGTTCAGCAGGAATTTTATCAAAACCCTTTTCAGCAATCCTGGGTTCCCTTGCGATGGCGTTTTTTGGCCAGTAACCCCTCACTACAATCACCTCTGCAATGGTTTTCAATTCGATATTTCCGTTTACTGTATAGTATTTTTCTCGTGACCACTTTTATTTGGATCGTCACAGCCCCTTTAGTGCTCTATCACTTTAAGCTGATTGCGCCCATTGGGTTATTAATCAATGCTCTGATCTTCCCTTTTTTATTCCTTATTTTACTATTGGGCTACTTACTCATATTTGTGGGTTCACTCATTCCCTTTTCAGGCAATCTGTTTGGAGCCTGCTTTGACTACTGTGTGCAACTATTACTCTGGATTGTTGAGTATGCTTCTTCAATTCCTTTTTCCCACTTTGAATTACCGGCCCCCCCTCTATGGTGGCTGATAGTCTATTATTCATTGTTAGTGTTCATCATTTTGCCTATTCAAGCTAATCTGAAACTGGGTTGGAACTGGTTCTTCCATAAGCTTCGCGTGTCAATCATTCCTATCTGGATCATCGTTGGCTTACTTGTTTCTCTGTGTGTATCAGAATCAACTTCGTTTCGCTGTACTTTCATTGCTGTAAACCATGGAATTTCAATCCTGCTCGAACTACCAGATGGTAAGACGATACTCTACGATGCCGGCTCGATGTCCCCTGTTGAGCAAACGTATTCCAAAATCAAAAACACCTTACTGGCTCATCGAATTAAAAGAATCGATTTGCTCTTAATTTCACATGCTGATCGTGATCATTTTAATGCAGCCACAAAATTAATCTCGAATCAATACATCAGAGAATTAGCATTCCCGCAGGCATTTCTAAGCCAAAACCAAAAGGGTCCTCTTATCCTGTGTGATACGGCATTTCAGCATGATGTGCCTGTCAAGATTATCGGAAAAGGCGATCAGATTGCATTTGATTCTGGGGTTAAGCTTGAAGTGCTACATCCACGCTTCTCAGAAATATATGACGATGATAATCCAGCAAGCCTTACAATCCTGATTACCTTCAAGGGGCGTCAAATTCTGTTGACGGGAGATTTAGAAGGAGAAGGCTTAAATCAGTTACTGTCTGAACCAATCACGGCTCCTCTCGATGTCCTGCTTTCCCCACATCATGGCAGCCTATCAGCTAATACGACAG
- a CDS encoding glycosylase, translating into MAKIVLKACPELFHRCLLLLSFILCVSNTASAEDLVFPKVLTHFVPYQNNPIFEAEGPGHWDVKIRERGWILKEGNFYHMWFTGYDGTRAGLKMLGYAYSCDGIHWTRSPCNPIYKDHWVEDMMVVKQGNIYHMFAEGKHDIAQHLTSTDAINWKRVGPLDVRLANGSPIPAGPYGTPTVWYEDGYWYLFYERRDAGIWLARSPDLKVWTNLNEDRPVLIPGPNAYDQKMIATNQILKYQGVYYMIYHGTAAAQKPSLWTTNIAASKDLIHWVKYSGNPLTPSSANQSSGLLIPDGKRFRLYTMHNQVDLHLPQKR; encoded by the coding sequence ATGGCTAAGATTGTTCTGAAAGCATGTCCTGAGTTATTTCATCGTTGTTTGTTGCTACTCTCATTTATTTTGTGTGTAAGCAATACTGCTTCGGCTGAAGATCTTGTTTTTCCCAAAGTGCTCACCCATTTTGTTCCCTATCAAAACAATCCGATCTTCGAAGCAGAAGGCCCCGGACATTGGGACGTAAAAATACGTGAACGCGGTTGGATTCTCAAAGAGGGAAACTTCTATCATATGTGGTTCACAGGCTATGATGGCACCAGAGCAGGCTTGAAAATGCTAGGCTATGCCTATTCCTGTGACGGAATACACTGGACACGTTCTCCCTGCAATCCAATATACAAAGACCATTGGGTGGAAGATATGATGGTCGTCAAACAGGGAAACATTTATCACATGTTTGCAGAAGGCAAGCATGATATTGCACAACACCTCACCTCTACTGATGCGATCAACTGGAAACGAGTAGGCCCATTGGATGTCCGACTCGCAAACGGCTCACCTATACCAGCAGGTCCCTATGGAACCCCCACAGTCTGGTATGAAGACGGATATTGGTATCTCTTTTACGAAAGACGAGATGCAGGAATCTGGCTCGCTCGCTCACCTGATTTAAAAGTCTGGACGAATCTCAATGAAGATCGTCCGGTGCTGATCCCCGGACCCAATGCCTATGATCAGAAGATGATTGCCACAAATCAGATTCTGAAGTATCAGGGAGTTTATTATATGATTTACCATGGAACCGCTGCCGCTCAAAAGCCATCTTTATGGACCACAAATATAGCAGCATCAAAAGACCTCATTCACTGGGTCAAGTATTCAGGAAACCCGCTGACTCCCTCTTCAGCCAATCAATCAAGTGGGCTTCTGATTCCAGACGGGAAACGCTTTCGGCTTTATACCATGCATAATCAAGTCGATTTGCATTTACCTCAGAAACGCTAA